The DNA sequence GCCAGCACTGCCGAGCTGTGTTTCCGCCGCTTGGGTGATTAAAACTCGCGGTTCACGATTGCTGCAACACGAGTCCGGTCGAACAACCATTCGTCTTCGGGGATGTCCGGGTAGTGGTCGCCATCTTGGTAGCGAGGCCACTCGCCAAACAGGTCTGGATAGAGCTGTTTTGCGCCCATCTCGATTTGGAACAGGTTCATGAGCGGGCCTTGATACCGCATTCCGGCGGCGAACACACGGTCGTTCTTCACAGCCGAAAGCTGACTGCCCACCGAGTGTTCTTCGAGCGTCTTTCGCGTCTTCTGCATGCTGTAGCTCGGCGTCATCCCCCAGAGGTGGAGGATAATATCCGGGTCGGCTTCGAGCATCGCTTCGTAATCAACGGTGCCCCAGAGTCCGCCCCAATCCTCGTCCGCGAAAGCGTCGTTCGCGTCCAGCGGACGGGTGTCTGCGAGCCAGTAGCCCGGCTTGTTGAGGTGGTACGTGTAGAACTTCTCACCGTCTGCGGCGAGTGTCGCACGAACGACCGTCGGGCGCTCTGCTTTCGGTGGCAGCGCGTCTTGGATGGTAGAGACGAGGTCCGTGTGCACCGCAGCGAGCGCTTCGTAGCGCGCTTGCTCTTGGAATACGGCCGCGACCTTCCCGAACAGTTCCCAGAGGGTGTAGTAGTCGTAGTTTTCGTATCCCTTCGGCGGCGCGCCGTTGGTTCCGCTGTAGAAGTTCCCGAACCACGGTGCCAATTGGTCGCTGATTTCCTCTACGTCGGATTTCGACCAGTTGCTCTGGGTCGAGGCCCACGCTGGGTCAGCAAAGTGGACGTCGCTGTCGAGTTCGTACAGTTTCTCTTTCGAAAAGCTTGCCATGAGGGGGTCATAGAGGCCCTCCCAATCGAACGACACCCCGTCTAAGTGGTGGGTGTAGTGGTTGAGCGTCGTCCCGAACATCTCGGGGACGTACACCGAATTCACTGCGTCGCCGTGCCCGAGGGCGACTGCCATATCTGCGTACTGCGAGAAGACGGTGAACACCGACTCTGGTACGGCGTCGAACGTCACGTTTCCCATCGGTGACATCGATACCGTGTACGGTCCTTCTGTGCTTTCGGTGGTCGAGCCGTCTTGTGGTTCGGTCGTCTGACCGCCCGTTTCCGTTCTCTGCCCGATTGCATCGTTCGTGCCCGTACAGCCGGCGAGCAGGCCACCAGCGATGAGCGCACCGCCACCTTTGAGATACCGCCGCCGGGTCGGATTCGATTGCGACTTACCGTTCATACTTTTAGGCGACCCTAAATCCTTAAGGGCGTTTCGATATTTAGGTGGGCCTAAAACTGGATGTACTGTGGGTTATTCGCCCTCTCCATCCACGTCATCGAGCACGCCACCGACCTGTTCTGCGAGGTCGCTCGCCTCGATGTGAGCGTATGCCCGAGCCGTCGTCTCCGGGGATTTGTGCCTGAGCGCACGCTGGGCGGCTGCGGGGCTGTGGGCCCGATACAGCGTCTCACCGAGGCCGCGGCGCGCACCGTGGAGCGTCAGGTAGTCGCGGTCACCCGCGACCTCGAAATCAGCCTCGTCACAGAGCCGTTTCATGATGGCGCGGGCTCCCGTCGTTGTCACCGACGGCGGGACGAGTTCGTACGCGCGAATCACCGCTTCTGTGTTGGCTCCAGAGAGAATTTCATCGATTTCATTGTCCACATATCCTGCTGC is a window from the Haladaptatus sp. ZSTT2 genome containing:
- a CDS encoding ABC transporter substrate-binding protein, with the translated sequence MNGKSQSNPTRRRYLKGGGALIAGGLLAGCTGTNDAIGQRTETGGQTTEPQDGSTTESTEGPYTVSMSPMGNVTFDAVPESVFTVFSQYADMAVALGHGDAVNSVYVPEMFGTTLNHYTHHLDGVSFDWEGLYDPLMASFSKEKLYELDSDVHFADPAWASTQSNWSKSDVEEISDQLAPWFGNFYSGTNGAPPKGYENYDYYTLWELFGKVAAVFQEQARYEALAAVHTDLVSTIQDALPPKAERPTVVRATLAADGEKFYTYHLNKPGYWLADTRPLDANDAFADEDWGGLWGTVDYEAMLEADPDIILHLWGMTPSYSMQKTRKTLEEHSVGSQLSAVKNDRVFAAGMRYQGPLMNLFQIEMGAKQLYPDLFGEWPRYQDGDHYPDIPEDEWLFDRTRVAAIVNREF